The DNA segment TGCCAAGTACAGCTAACGCCAAGTTAATTCAAATGGCAGATACTCCAAAGTCATTTATAGAAATGGTAGAATTGTGTGGCACATTAGATGAAAAAACTAAAGAAAAATACATTAAAAAAGCACAATTATTAGAGGAGGACAGAAAACGAAATATTTTCAAGCTTAACCTAAAAGAATATTTGCTTGGCGATCATTTAGCAGATATATATTCAGGTTACAGAAACCCGGATTTTGAAAAGTTTTCAGAAATGGTAGTTTACTTCTCTGAGAAACTTAAACCATTCAAGACTAAGCTGAATAAACTATTGTTTTATTCAGACTTTTTAATGCATAAGCAAAGTTGCTATTCAATTAGTGGAGTAAGATACAGAGCAATAGATATGGGGCCTGTACCCAATAATTTTCAGAGCATATTTGAGTATTTAGAAAATAACAATATAATCGACATAAGTTACATTGCTTTTCCAAATGGTAATGGCGAGCAGTTCATTAACAGAAATGATAGAAAATTCAACAAAGAAATATTTACAGATGCAGAACTTTCAGTTTTAGAAAAAGTAGCTGAAACATTTAAAGACACTTCTACAAATGATATTATTGAAATCAGCCATTTAGAAAAAGCATGGAAAGCAAATAAGGATGAAAAAAAGATAATCAGTTATGAGTATGCGTTTGACCTTTCTCAAATTTAACTGATTCATCCAGACTCTCACTAGGCAGGCACCGTGGGGCTCCAGTTGTGAGCCCGGTTAACGGAC comes from the Chitinophagales bacterium genome and includes:
- a CDS encoding type II TA system antitoxin MqsA family protein, which encodes MKSPITGKEMKLIKEKRSMNFRKETFDVIFHYYKCEDSNEQFTTTSLDEVNMNQLYNQYRDMFNIPFPDEISRIRKKYGLSAAKMSEILGFGVNSYRQYEADEMPSTANAKLIQMADTPKSFIEMVELCGTLDEKTKEKYIKKAQLLEEDRKRNIFKLNLKEYLLGDHLADIYSGYRNPDFEKFSEMVVYFSEKLKPFKTKLNKLLFYSDFLMHKQSCYSISGVRYRAIDMGPVPNNFQSIFEYLENNNIIDISYIAFPNGNGEQFINRNDRKFNKEIFTDAELSVLEKVAETFKDTSTNDIIEISHLEKAWKANKDEKKIISYEYAFDLSQI